One segment of Prionailurus bengalensis isolate Pbe53 chromosome D4, Fcat_Pben_1.1_paternal_pri, whole genome shotgun sequence DNA contains the following:
- the RXRA gene encoding retinoic acid receptor RXR-alpha isoform X4, with protein MNPVSSSEDIKPPLGLNGVLKVPAHPSGNMASFTKHICAICGDRSSGKHYGVYSCEGCKGFFKRTVRKDLTYTCRDNKDCLIDKRQRNRCQYCRYQKCLAMGMKREAVQEERQRGKDRNENEVESTSSANEDMPVEKILEAELAVEPKTETYVDANMGLNPNSPNDPVTNICQAADKQLFTLVEWAKRIPHFSELPLDDQVILLRAGWNELLIASFSHRSIAVKDGILLATGLHVHRNSAHSAGVGAIFDRVLTELVSKMRDMQMDKTELGCLRAIVLFNPDSKGLSNPAEVEALREKVYASLEAYCKHKYPEQPGRFAKLLLRLPALRSIGLKCLEHLFFFKLIGDTPIDTFLMEMLEAPHQMT; from the exons ATGAACCCCGTCAGCAGCAGCGAGGACATCAAGCCCCCGCTGGGCCTCAATGGTGTCCTCAAAGTCCCGGCCCACCCCTCAGGGAACATGGCGTCCTTCACCAAGCACATCTGTGCCATCTGCGGGGACCGCTCCTCAG GCAAGCACTACGGGGTGTACAGCTGCGAGGGCTGCAAGGGCTTCTTCAAGCGGACGGTGCGCAAGGACCTGACCTACACCTGCCGGGACAACAAGGACTGTCTGATCGACAAGCGGCAACGCAACCGCTGCCAGTACTGCCGCTACCAGAAGTGCCTGGCCATGGGCATGAAGCGCGAAG CCGTGCAGGAGGAGAGGCAGCGGGGCAAGGACCGGAACGAGAACGAAGTGGAGTCCACCAGCAGTGCCAACGAGGACATGCCGGTGGAGAAGATTCTGGAGGCGGAGCTGGCCGTCGAGCCCAAGACCGAGACGTACGTGGACGCGAACATGGGGCTGAACCCCAACTCG cccAACGACCCCGTCACCAACATCTGCCAGGCAGCGGACAAGCAGCTCTTTACCCTGGTCGAGTGGGCCAAGCGGATCCCGCACTTCTCAGAGCTGCCCCTGGACGACCAGGTCATCCTGCTGAGGGCAG gCTGGAACGAGCTGCTCATCGCCTCCTTCTCCCACCGGTCCATCGCCGTGAAGGACGGGATCCTCCTGGCCACCGGGCTGCACGTCCACCGGAACAGCGCCCACAGCGCCGGGGTGGGCGCCATCTTTGATAG GGTGCTGACGGAGCTCGTGTCCAAGATGCGGGACATGCAGATGGACAAGACGGAGCTGGGCTGCCTGCGCGCCATCGTCCTCTTCAACCCCG ACTCCAAGGGGCTCTCGAACCCAGCGGAGGTGGAGGCCCTGCGGGAGAAGGTCTACGCGTCCCTGGAGGCATACTGCAAGCACAAATACCCTGAGCAGCCAGGAAG GTTCGCCAAGCTGCTGCTGCGCCTTCCCGCTCTGCGCTCCATCGGCCTCAAGTGCCTGGAAcacctttttttcttcaaactcaTCGGGGACACGCCCATCGACACCTTCCTCATGGAGATGCTGGAAGCTCCACACCAAATGACTTAG